The following are from one region of the Cataglyphis hispanica isolate Lineage 1 chromosome 16, ULB_Chis1_1.0, whole genome shotgun sequence genome:
- the LOC126855680 gene encoding uncharacterized protein LOC126855680 isoform X1: protein MTQVVHEDNELKRLLNNPAKNACEDGSMAPPLSTNVPRPSTSQNINPQSTMCPMTPANSAKDVWEPCLQNVVSTVNLQTELKLTYINIRTRNSEYNPARFTGLIMRIRNPRATALIFSSGKLVCTGARSEDDSLLAARKFARIIQKLGFPVKFSSFKVQNIVATCDVKFPIKLEGLYREHAQFCSYEPELYPGLIYRILNPRVVLLIFVNGKVVLTGAKNRSELKSALNFIYPVLMQFRKM from the exons ATGACACAAGTCGTGCACGAAGACAacgaattaaaaagattgctcAATAATCCAGCGAAAAATGCGTGCGAAGATGGATCCATGGCTCCGCCGTTATCG ACCAATGTGCCAAGACCAAGCAcatcgcaaaatattaatccACAATCGACGATGTGCCCAATGACACCAGCTAACAGTGCAAAGGACGTTTGGGAGCCTTGCCTACA aaatgtAGTCTCAACAGTTAACTTACAGACAGAATTGAAACTCActtatattaacataagaaCGAGgaattctgaatataatccaGCAAGGTTTACCGGACTGATAATGAGAATACGGAATCCTAGAGCGACAGCATTAATCTTTAGCTCAGGAAAATTGGTATGCACTGGTGCAAGAAGTGAGGACGATTCACTTTTGGCAGCAAGAAAGTTTGCcagaattattcaaaaactTGGGTTCCCT GTAAAGTTCTCCTCTTTCAAAGTACAAAATATTGTTGCAACATGTGATGTAAAATTTCCAATTAAACTGGAGGGTTTGTATCGGGAGCACGCTCAGTTCTGCAGCTATGAGCCAGAATTATATCCAGGCCTgatatacagaatattaaaTCCTAGAGTAGTGTTACTGATATTTGTGAATGGTAAAGTTGTATTAACAG GAGCAAAAAATAGATCCGAACTAAAAAgtgcattgaattttatatatccagTATTAATGCAATTCAGAAAGATGtaa
- the LOC126855680 gene encoding uncharacterized protein LOC126855680 isoform X2, with product MTQVVHEDNELKRLLNNPAKNACEDGSMAPPLSTNVPRPSTSQNINPQSTMCPMTPANSAKDVWEPCLQNVVSTVNLQTELKLTYINIRTRNSEYNPARFTGLIMRIRNPRATALIFSSGKLVCTGARSEDDSLLAARKFARIIQKLGFPVKFSSFKVQNIVATCDVKFPIKLEGLYREHAQFCSYEPELYPGLIYRILNPRVVLLIFVNGKVVLTGIKK from the exons ATGACACAAGTCGTGCACGAAGACAacgaattaaaaagattgctcAATAATCCAGCGAAAAATGCGTGCGAAGATGGATCCATGGCTCCGCCGTTATCG ACCAATGTGCCAAGACCAAGCAcatcgcaaaatattaatccACAATCGACGATGTGCCCAATGACACCAGCTAACAGTGCAAAGGACGTTTGGGAGCCTTGCCTACA aaatgtAGTCTCAACAGTTAACTTACAGACAGAATTGAAACTCActtatattaacataagaaCGAGgaattctgaatataatccaGCAAGGTTTACCGGACTGATAATGAGAATACGGAATCCTAGAGCGACAGCATTAATCTTTAGCTCAGGAAAATTGGTATGCACTGGTGCAAGAAGTGAGGACGATTCACTTTTGGCAGCAAGAAAGTTTGCcagaattattcaaaaactTGGGTTCCCT GTAAAGTTCTCCTCTTTCAAAGTACAAAATATTGTTGCAACATGTGATGTAAAATTTCCAATTAAACTGGAGGGTTTGTATCGGGAGCACGCTCAGTTCTGCAGCTATGAGCCAGAATTATATCCAGGCCTgatatacagaatattaaaTCCTAGAGTAGTGTTACTGATATTTGTGAATGGTAAAGTTGTATTAACAGGTat CAAAAAATAG
- the LOC126855677 gene encoding uncharacterized protein LOC126855677: MRVRVQLDREDRRGISPPGYLVHVGLPLSSRATCRPVNRCASTIMPYYIFLLSLLFAVATEANVYLPSIKEENLLTDALLRELINQMGNDLANAADTYLEYPEKVKELPVELPADYDGIDTLNPNPSIRDQEYLRHSTLWSHQRINNNNNKGNDRHRIQSTSLKGIKDEKTENPLPAYCTPPNPCPVGYTTENNCLINFENTAAFSRDYQSAQDCMCDTEHMLECSSDTENNNGLSNVQISNSDIDQIVEQFQVDKFQEENPFFQGEKLPIAAKKGIHVVD; encoded by the exons atgcgtgtgcgtgtacAGCTGGATCGCGAAGACCGGCGCGGCATCTCTCCTCCAGGATATCTGGTCCACGTCGGGCTGCCCTTGTCATCCCGAGCCACTTGTCGACCGGTCAACCG GTGTGCGTCCACCATCATGccgtattatattttcctccTGTCGCTTTTGTTCGCTGTCGCTACAGAGGCGAACGTCTATTTGCCCTCGATCAAG GAGGAGAATCTGTTGACCGACGCCCTTCTTCGAGAACTAATCAATCAGATGGGAAATGACCTCGCCAACGCAGCCGACACATATCTGGAATATCCGGAGAAAGTCAAGGAACTTCCCGTAGAGTTGCCGGCTGATTACGATGGCATAGACACGCTGAATCCGAATCCGAGTATACGGGATCAGGAGTACCTACGACACAGCACGCTGTGGAGTCATCAAcgtattaataacaataataataaaggcaATGATAGACACAGGATTCAATCGACCAGTCTGAAAGGGATCAAGGACGAGAAGACGGAAAATCCTTTACCGGCTTATTGCACTCCTCCGAATCCCTGTCCAGTTGGATACACGA ctGAGAATAATTGTCTCATCAATTTCGAGAACACTGCGGCTTTTAGTCGCGATTATCAGAGTGCACAGGATTGCATGTGCGACACGGAACACATGTTAGAATGCTCTAGCGATACCGAAAATAACAATGGTCTATCAAACGTGCAAATTTCGAATTCCGATATCGATCAAATCGTCGAACAATTCCAGGTCGACAAATTTCAG GAAGAGAACCCGTTTTTTCAAGGGGAGAAATTACCGATAGCTGCGAAGAAAGGTATACACGTGGTTGATTAA
- the LOC126855733 gene encoding uncharacterized protein LOC126855733 — translation MTDDQLCVSFRNEETLSTNSCTRQNAAFDLETYGPYLDKIREIFVPSLEYRIHCLLEEFVYSRDSRWAIQFPYFKKFIDTIATWRDPLIKAAEYDIGTMEKTIRSTVKRVVKEDLVTSFLDSITLHYRLNKICRELDALGIEDNILRNLNVWNFVNEKYYRADHDYITNPHTVVNCNANSSNVTISPCDAKESARCKKAIELTTHDLYCKKNIEQPTTSDCQSIYRQIIDANHDLRQQTEDDFTHNAMMSQNDDKIVESVNEEPCDAESAKIQSVCKRLKMIVRKMYPEDCSCPTYLRSIVTHLVLPCKPSDLIGRIFDADPSLMESCFIVMKRKFLISVYNVCSCLNDILDKLDVKFTKILYLNCEIYPGYIRFRLKNGNDNKCLFVARIPICQNVRRRTILRNSAISIRKSKLSTDAKESKCCERCNDHDNDILTCIDEESQELDDTCCSQSNRNVKDTAINISRDETGNENKEAITFTITECVPKCLQDLTTFCCNKSRENIAEEICDVTSHNDNLKEINRKCQKISDSIEIDCQNDAEISITMTNDDDSNTRLIDDASCVCLLSENFAETNYEMENICGNKEPDDFSQHDRSHSLDEKSNLEDEDCNVNTCSIVSFVQNSEHDKQLVELNCNRFLCNDIGAIDKRSEDDGSAKAEIGCDSCCFSNHGDDFIDITVIDNISSRDDLETCSAYCFKPMRVSSENDLLANDCSVQTPRLRVSSKGISVNVSYPQAVIWMASGDDGHTSTKTRDRIRVVNPKKGPEILCNKKVSDKIKDFTKLSKNSLDISMEEYLDTTSNTSRCCRSTSKFTASDRREEFEKSHKSARLSKFYVSSSNGNFRSVTSFTAIKCGTASRKNNDAKVLVMTKFRESVDRSVGRIKRLIHGKLRKILFNDGIKTTNASRNLWRSKESSENTTRGMTSGRCTQDYSITSCSTCNCCRHSCTLSSCESSNMILSIRRNRHREESKDEMKFRDRRIIGGSETLSTFRSIETAYDLLTPTVVEDMKKYVLSRSDRCNKEKRTEQNIVKNRNPCDFKNYGTSITTSSQSTKVSGNDSKYHERYTCKQREETRDDKRVYEGIHNQDRWKEARRACERRERTHRQAPIKYSSNESLGASSSYTWRGRVRDDHKQSRSGRSRAKNTRRLISSGKNWQKYTDRSDDDRLRKKRVFGILTDICNDYTDDLDLDFKLHLLRYVELCRSVKRALMKTLQFNDDFYEVDTISSARWRSMEKFD, via the exons atGACAGACGACCAGCTATGTGTATCGTTTAGGAACGAAGAAACATTATCg ACAAATTCATGTACAAGACAAAATGCGGCATTTGATTTAGAGACATATGGGCCTTATCTCGACAAGATTCGAGAGATCTTCGTGCCCAGCTTGGAATACAGAATTCATTGCTTGTTGGAAGAGTTCGTATACAGCAGGGATTCTCGATGGGCGATACAATTTccatatttcaagaaattcatCGACACGATAGCCACTTGGAGAGATCCTTTAATTAAAGCGGCCGAATACGATATCGGAACGATGGAGAAAACGATAAGAAGTACCGTCAAACGTGTAGTGAAAGAAGACTTGGTTACCAGCTTCCTGGATTCTATTACTCTGCATTATAGactgaataaaatttgtcgCGAACTTGACGCGCTGGGAATCGAGGACAATATCTTGCGAAACCTGAACGTATGGAACTTTGTCAACGAGAAGTATTATCGAGCGGATCACGATTACATTAC GAATCCTCATACTGTGGTGAATTGTAACGCGAATTCAAGCAACGTGACGATATCGCCTTGCGACGCGAAAGAATCGGCCAGGTGTAAAAAAGCTATCGAATTAACCACGCACGatctttattgtaaaaaaaatatcgagcaaCCAACAACATCGGATTGTCAATCGATATATCGACAGATTATCGATGCAAATCATGATCTTCGACAGCAAACAGAAGATGATTTTACACACAACGCAATGATGTCGCAAAATGATGATAAGATCGTCGAATCTGTCAACGAGGAACCTTGCGATGCCGAATCCGCGAAGATACAGAGCGTTTGTAAGAGATTAAAGATGATCGTCCGTAAGATGTATCCAGAGGATTGCAGCTGTCCAACATATTTAAGATCTATCGTCACACACTTGGTCTTACCTTGCAAGCCGAGCGATTTGATTGGGCGAATATTCGATGCCGATCCGTCTTTAATGGAATCTTGCTTCATAGTGATGAAGCGAAAATTTCTAATCAGCGTGTACAACGTCTGCTCGTGTCTCAACGATATTCTCGATAAATTAGATGTCAAGTTCACGAAGATATTGTATCTCAATTGCGAGATATATCCCGGATATATCCGCTTCAGATTGAAAAACGGTAACGACAATAAATGCTTATTCGTCGCCAGGATACCGATATGTCAAAATGTTCGTAGACGTACGATTCTACGGAATTCCGCCATCTCGATTCGTAAATCAAAGCTGAGTACGGATGCGAAAGAATCGAAGTGTTGTGAACGATGCAACGATCACGATAACGATATACTTACATGTATCGATGAAGAAAGTCAAGAGTTGGATGACACATGCTGTTCACAATCGAATCGAAACGTAAAAGACACGGCGATAAATATATCACGAGACGAGACTGGAAATGAAAACAAAGAAGCAATTACATTCACGATTACGGAATGTGTTCCGAAGTGTCTTCAAGATCTTACAACCTTTTGCTGTAACAAATCTCGCGAAAACATTGCCGAAGAAATATGTGACGTAACGTCGCACAATGATAATTTGaaggaaataaatagaaagtgTCAGAAGATCTCGGATTCGATAGAAATCGATTGTCAAAACGATGCGGAGATATCAATTACAATGACGAACGACGATGACTCAAATACGAGATTGATCGACGACGCGAGTTGCGTGTGTTTATTGTCTGAGAATTTCGCCGAAACGAATTACGAGATGGAAAATATTTGTGGCAACAAAGAACCGGATGATTTCTCGCAACACGATCGTTCTCATTCGTTGgacgaaaaatcaaatttggaAGACGAAGATTGCAACGTTAATACATGTAGTATCGTGTCATTCGTACAAAATTCCGAGCACGACAAACAATTGGTGGAATTAAATTGCAATCGTTTCTTGTGCAATGATATCGGAGCGATCGATAAACGGTCGGAGGACGATGGCTCGGCAAAGGCAGAAATTGGATGCGACTCGTGCTGTTTCTCGAATCATGGAGACGATTTTATAGACATCACCGtcatcgataatatttcgtCTCGGGATGATCTTGAAACTTGCAGCGCGTATTGTTTCAAACCGATGAGGGTATCATCTGAGAATGATTTGTTGGCGAATGATTGTTCCGTTCAAACGCCCAGATTACGGGTGTCATCGAAAGGTATCAGCGTGAATGTGAGTTATCCTCAAGCTGTAATTTGGATGGCATCCGGTGACGATGGACACACATCTACAAAGACACGCGACAGAATCCGCGTGGTGAACCCGAAGAAAGGGCCTGAAAttctttgcaataaaaaagtttccgataaaataaaagattttactaaattgtcgaaaaattcTCTCGATATCTCGATGGAAGAATATCTTGACACAACGTCCAATACGTCGCGATGTTGTCGCTCGACGAGTAAATTTACTGCGAGCGATAGGCGAGaggaatttgaaaaatctcaCAAGTCCGCaagattgtcaaaattttacgTAAGCTCATCAAATGGTAATTTTCGCAGCGTAACTTCTTTCACTGCGATCAAGTGTGGAACAGCATCGCGTAAGAATAATGATGCCAAAGTACTCGTGATGACAAAATTTCGCGAGTCCGTCGACAGGTCTGTCGGCAGAATAAAGCGTCTGATTCACGGGAaactgagaaaaatattattcaacgaCGGAATCAAAACGACGAATGCATCGAGAAATTTATGGAGGAGCAAAGAATCCTCTGAAAATACTACGAGAGGGATGACAAGCGGAAGATGTACAcag GATTACAGCATAACTTCGTGCTCAACTTGTAACTGCTGCAGACACAGCTGTACTCTCTCATCGTGTGAATCTTCGAACATGATTCTGTCAATCCGCAGAAATCGACATAGAGAAGAGAGTAAAGATGAGATGAAATTTCGCGATCGTAGAATAATCGGTGGCAGCGAGACCTTGTCAACTTTCCGCTCGATCGAAACTGCTTACGATTTGTTGACTCCTACAGTAGTCGAggatatgaaaaaatacgtGTTGAGCAGAAGCGATCGATGtaacaaagagaaaagaactgagcaaaatatcgtaaaaaaccGAAATCCTTgcgactttaaaaattatgggaCAAGTATAACAACCTCCTCGCAATCGACCAAAGTATCCGGAAACGACTCGAAATATCACGAACGTTACACGTGCAAACAGCGAGAGGAGACACGTGACGATAAACGTGTCTATGAAGGGATACATAATCAAGATCGATGGAAGGAGGCGCGACGTGCATGCGAACGACGTGAAAGGACGCACAGACAAGCACCGATTAAATATTCTAGCAATGAATCTCTCGGAGCGTCATCGTCGTACACTTGGAGAGGAAGAGTTAGAGATGACCATAAGCAATCTCGATCTGGCAGGTCGAGAGCGAAAAACACAAGGAGACTGATATCTTCGGGCAAGAATTGGCAGAAGTACACAGATCGTTCCGACGACGATCGTCTACGTAAGAAACGCGTCTTCGGGATTTTGACCGACATCTGTAACGATTACACGGACGATCTCGATCTTGACTTCAAGTTACACTTGTTGCGATATGTCGAACTCTGCAGAAGTGTCAAACGCGCGTTGATGAAGACGCTGCAATTCAACGATGATTTTTACGAAGTCGACACAATATCTAGTGCCCGGTGGCGATCTATGGAAAAGTTTGATTGA
- the LOC126855691 gene encoding vesicular glutamate transporter 1, translating to MSGFAAAGLVAFDSLKTKASQKLSGLRRNKAGYEEFEGPHEGSKDNKGFEDEREYSRHASFESLPEPERPPLRHIDTYCMPECPCLSKRYTIAMLACIGFIISFGMRCNMGMAKLVMKNSTEGKNDSIKFNWTIGVESALDSSFFWGYLVTQVPGGFVASLYPANKIFGAAIAISSFLNLLVPGALKVDPIVDMIVQVMKGLVEGVTYPACHGIWKYWAPPLERSRLATLAFCGSYAAMVIGMPLSGYLSAWFGWTASFYFYGICGLIWYGFWLWLAFEKPSKHPCISARELRYIEDSLGQGQSQVAAPVPTLANTPWRKFLTSMPVYAIIVANFCRSWNFYLLVLFQPRFMHESFQMPLVETGVIGSLPHLLMTMIVPCGGLLADHLRKRGIMSTTNVRKVFNCGGFGMEALFFLVVAHATTSKNGTAATVALAIGVACSGFAISGFNVNHLDIAPRYASILMGMSNGIGTIAGLLVPFFVDNITEKKDAHSWRNVFIIAACVHIFGVTFYAIFCSGELQPWADPTLEEQKAWNPMDEFGQTKPPVPPPPKTMQSEFIKQPSRDGVADDWNTYEQPAPENHLYAQQDNKAPVISYGSTETNSNNPFHSTNPFATDISASLVQPPATDNYAHDVVHSQQWN from the exons ATGTCCGGATTCGCAGCGGCGGGTCTCGTAGCCTTTGACTCCTTGAAGACGAAAGCGTCGCAGAAATTATCCGG ACTCAGAAGAAACAAGGCCGGTTACGAGGAGTTCGAGGGTCCGCACGAGGGTAGTAAGGACAATAAGGGGTTCGAGGATGAGAGAGAATACAGTAGACATGCCTCGTTCGAGTCACTTCCGGAACCGGAGAGACCACCATTACGTCATATCGATACATATTGCATGCCGGAATGTCCGTGCCTTTCCAAGAGGTACACTATCGCGATGCTGGCTTGTATAG GattcattatttctttcgGCATGAGATGTAACATGGGGATGGCCAAGTTGGTGATGAAAAACAGCACAGAGGGCAAGAACGACAGTATCAAATTCAACTGGACAATCGGCGTGGAAAGTGCCCTTGATTCGTCCTTCTTCTGGGGTTACCTGGTGACGCAGGTACCCGGTGGCTTCGTCGCGTCGTTATATCCCGCGAACAAGATATTCGGCGCCGCTATCGCGATATCTTCCTTCTTGAATCTGCTGGTACCCGGCGCGTTAAAGGTGGATCCTATCGTCGACATGATCGTGCAAGTGATGAAAGGACTGGTCGAG GGTGTTACGTATCCGGCGTGCCACGGTATTTGGAAATACTGGGCGCCGCCTCTGGAGAGATCGCGTCTGGCCACCTTAGCGTTTTGCGGATCGTACGCCGCGATGGTGATAGGTATGCCGCTTTCCGGATACCTGAGTGCCTGGTTTGGCTGGACAgcgtcattttatttttacg GCATCTGCGGCCTAATTTGGTACGGTTTCTGGTTGTGGCTGGCGTTCGAGAAGCCGTCTAAGCATCCGTGCATCTCGGCCCGTGAGTTACGCTACATCGAGGACTCGCTCGGTCAAGGACAATCACAGGTGGCTGCGCCTGTGCCCACCCTAGCGAACACGCCTTGGCGAAAATTCCTCACCTCCATGCCCGTATACGCCATCATCGTCGCCAATTTCTGCAGATCGTGGAACTTCTATCTGCTGGTGCTCTTTCAACCGCGTTTTATGCACGAGTCCTTCCAAATGCCGCTCGTCGAG ACTGGAGTTATCGGGTCGCTTCCGCATCTGTTGATGACGATGATTGTGCCATGCGGCGGTTTGTTGGCGGATCATCTCCGTAAACGCGGCATCATGTCGACGACGAATGTTAGGAAGGTTTTCAATTGCGGTGGTTTCGGTATGGAGGCGCTCTTCTTCTTGGTGGTGGCACACGCGACGACGTCCAAGAATGGAACCGCGGCTACGGTAGCTCTTGCGATCGGCGTCGCGTGCAGCGGTTTTGCCATTTCTGGTTTCAATGTCAATCATCTGGACATCGCGCCCAGATACGCCAGCATCCTCATGGGTATGTCCAACGGGATTGGCACCATCGCTGGTCTCTTGGTTCCTTTTTTCGTGGATAACATCACGGAGAAAAAG GACGCGCACAGTTGGCGAAACGTTTTCATCATAGCGGCGTGCGTTCACATCTTCGGAGTGACGTTTTACGCGATTTTCTGCTCCGGCGAGTTGCAACCCTGGGCCGATCCCACATTAGAGGAACAGAAAGCCTGGAATCCAATGGACGAATTCGGACAGACGAAACCGCCCGTTCCACCTCCACCAAAAACCATGCAATCTGAATTTATA AAACAACCGTCCCGGGACGGAGTCGCCGACGATTGGAATACTTACGAACAGCCGGCGCCTGAAAATCATTTATACGCGCAA